The Nocardia sp. XZ_19_385 genome window below encodes:
- a CDS encoding Asp23/Gls24 family envelope stress response protein, with amino-acid sequence MTTAAVHLPGTTTIGERAVRRIAERAAAEVAGVEPRVQVDAQVVGAGATLYVRLPIRYPLPVGRVADECRAHLIARTEELTGLTVPRVDIEVSAMVPAPPERRVR; translated from the coding sequence GTGACCACCGCCGCCGTCCACCTGCCCGGCACCACCACGATCGGCGAGCGCGCGGTACGCCGGATCGCCGAGCGAGCCGCCGCCGAGGTGGCCGGAGTCGAGCCGCGGGTACAGGTGGACGCGCAGGTCGTCGGAGCCGGCGCGACCCTGTATGTCCGGCTTCCGATCCGCTACCCGCTGCCGGTCGGGCGGGTCGCCGACGAATGTCGCGCGCATCTGATCGCCCGTACCGAAGAGTTGACCGGCCTCACCGTTCCCCGGGTCGATATCGAAGTCTCGGCGATGGTGCCCGCGCCACCCGAGAGGAGGGTCCGATGA
- a CDS encoding DUF6286 domain-containing protein → MTRLPRRVVPAVIVAVLLCAAAVLVAVSLIQRLTGTREWVSYDSIATRLHDTTWGSVWVLAAGIIVTVLGLALLAAAALPGKPVVLALEPGDGIDAGIARRSLRHALAEAAGRVDGLDKPRVALRNKKIHVKGHTRHTVEQTAQEVGLAVADRLDRIKPATVPLLRTSLRTIDQGGAR, encoded by the coding sequence ATGACACGTCTGCCACGCCGGGTCGTCCCGGCGGTCATCGTCGCGGTATTGCTTTGCGCCGCTGCCGTACTCGTCGCGGTATCACTGATCCAGCGGCTCACCGGAACTCGGGAGTGGGTCTCCTACGACAGCATCGCCACCCGGCTGCACGACACCACGTGGGGCAGTGTGTGGGTGCTGGCGGCGGGCATCATCGTCACCGTGCTCGGGCTTGCCCTGCTCGCGGCGGCGGCCCTGCCCGGAAAGCCGGTCGTGCTCGCGCTCGAACCCGGTGACGGCATCGACGCGGGGATCGCCCGCCGCAGTCTGCGGCATGCGCTCGCCGAGGCGGCGGGTCGCGTCGACGGTTTGGACAAGCCCCGAGTCGCGCTGCGCAACAAGAAGATTCACGTCAAGGGTCACACCCGCCACACCGTTGAACAGACCGCGCAGGAGGTCGGCCTCGCCGTCGCCGACCGGCTGGACCGCATCAAACCGGCCACCGTTCCGCTGCTGCGCACCAGCCTGCGCACGATCGACCAGGGAGGTGCCCGATGA
- a CDS encoding alkaline shock response membrane anchor protein AmaP: MSATANRPARLNRSVLGLLGLLCIVGGGLLIAAHFGALGTAAGSPLVPGTEEPPRLVFNLVIAGAVVLALLALRWLAAQFIRLPKPTRWQLGDTSDQGRTVLGSDIAAAAVAADIETYAGVRSVTARLSGSALGPDLHLLVDVDPAADLPALREQILGHAVARLRTALDLAVVPVTVEFRIAGRGSERGGVVEPRAKTSRRLVERSRR; the protein is encoded by the coding sequence ATGAGTGCCACCGCCAATCGGCCCGCCCGGCTCAATCGCAGCGTGCTGGGTCTGCTCGGCCTGCTGTGCATCGTGGGCGGCGGGCTGCTGATCGCCGCGCACTTCGGTGCCCTCGGTACCGCAGCCGGATCGCCGCTGGTCCCGGGTACCGAGGAACCGCCGCGGCTGGTCTTCAACCTGGTGATCGCTGGTGCGGTGGTGCTCGCTCTGCTCGCGCTGCGGTGGCTGGCGGCACAGTTCATCCGGCTGCCCAAGCCCACCCGATGGCAGCTCGGCGACACCAGCGACCAGGGCCGGACCGTCCTCGGTTCCGACATCGCCGCGGCTGCGGTGGCGGCCGATATCGAGACCTATGCGGGAGTCCGGTCCGTGACAGCCCGGCTCTCGGGCAGCGCGCTCGGACCCGACCTGCATCTGCTGGTCGACGTCGACCCCGCGGCTGATCTGCCCGCCCTGCGCGAGCAGATCCTCGGACATGCCGTCGCCCGGTTGCGGACGGCGCTCGACCTCGCTGTCGTCCCCGTGACGGTCGAGTTCCGCATTGCGGGCCGGGGTTCTGAACGCGGGGGCGTGGTCGAACCCCGAGCCAAGACTTCGCGACGGCTTGTCGAGCGCTCGCGGCGGTGA
- the mug gene encoding G/U mismatch-specific DNA glycosylase, translating into MGSGSSPRPSPADLAAAPDKTVPDVIGPDLRVLFCGINPGLWSGATGYHFARPGNRFWPALHRSGFTPRLLRPDEHQELLGLGLGITNVATRTTAKADQLTADELRAGGRALVERVEQYRPRVLAVLGIGAYRTAFGRPRTTIGPQPERIGATAVWVLPNPSGLNAHYTLDALASEFGALREVVEA; encoded by the coding sequence ATGGGTTCTGGTTCATCACCTCGGCCGTCGCCCGCAGATTTGGCCGCGGCGCCGGACAAGACTGTTCCCGATGTGATCGGCCCCGACTTGCGTGTGCTGTTCTGCGGAATCAATCCAGGTCTGTGGTCCGGGGCCACCGGATATCACTTTGCTCGTCCGGGAAATCGGTTCTGGCCGGCACTGCATCGGTCCGGTTTCACGCCGCGCCTGCTGCGGCCCGACGAACACCAAGAACTGCTCGGGCTGGGCTTGGGAATCACGAACGTGGCCACGCGCACGACAGCCAAAGCCGACCAGCTGACCGCCGACGAACTGCGCGCCGGCGGCCGCGCCCTGGTTGAACGGGTCGAGCAGTATCGGCCTCGGGTGCTGGCCGTACTCGGGATCGGCGCCTACCGCACGGCCTTCGGTCGTCCACGCACCACAATCGGTCCCCAACCCGAGCGGATCGGTGCTACCGCGGTGTGGGTTCTGCCCAACCCCAGCGGGCTCAACGCCCACTACACCCTCGACGCCCTCGCCTCGGAATTTGGCGCGCTGCGCGAGGTGGTCGAAGCCTGA
- a CDS encoding polyketide synthase: MSFSEPIAIVGMGCRFPGAADHRQLWELLCAGTDALAGGESPDGTADFVPGDFHLTDRENAALDPQHKVLLLTARDALRDAGLDENHVAGQSIGIFMGQSTAEHWDTRALDRPADMYAIAGAAARSMASGRIGYAWDLRGPCATVDAACSSGTLAVHLACQALRTGECDTALAGGVSLVLGTDHTDGYAAAGMLSRTGRCRFGSADADGFVRSDGAAVLVLKPLTYARRDGDHIHALIHGSAQASKGRTAKAVIAPSVEGYLQVIERACATAGLTPDLLGYIEAHGNAAPAGDHLELQAIGTAIGRLRAPGQPCLVGSVKSNLGHPEAAGGLAGLIKTALALQHRHIPATLHCDRPTSAVDWSGLGIAPVRTSIDWPYPGPLYAGVNTYGLSGTFVHLALGAAEQP; this comes from the coding sequence ATGAGTTTCAGCGAACCGATCGCGATTGTCGGGATGGGCTGCCGATTTCCTGGCGCCGCCGACCATCGACAACTGTGGGAGCTGCTGTGTGCGGGCACCGACGCCTTGGCCGGCGGCGAATCACCGGACGGCACCGCCGATTTCGTGCCCGGGGACTTTCACCTCACCGACCGCGAGAACGCCGCTCTCGATCCCCAGCACAAGGTGTTGCTGCTCACCGCTCGCGATGCGTTGCGCGATGCCGGGCTCGACGAGAACCATGTCGCCGGGCAATCCATCGGGATCTTCATGGGGCAGAGCACCGCCGAGCACTGGGACACCCGCGCCCTCGATCGCCCCGCGGACATGTACGCCATCGCCGGCGCAGCTGCCCGCAGCATGGCCTCGGGGCGCATCGGTTACGCCTGGGATCTGCGCGGCCCGTGCGCGACAGTGGATGCTGCCTGTTCATCGGGGACGCTGGCGGTGCATCTGGCCTGCCAGGCGCTGCGCACCGGTGAATGCGACACCGCGCTCGCGGGCGGGGTCAGTCTGGTCCTGGGTACCGATCACACCGACGGCTACGCCGCGGCCGGCATGCTCTCCCGCACCGGCCGTTGCCGTTTCGGCAGTGCGGATGCCGACGGTTTCGTGCGCAGTGACGGCGCAGCGGTCCTCGTCCTCAAACCTCTCACCTACGCCCGCCGCGACGGCGACCACATCCACGCGCTCATTCATGGCAGCGCCCAAGCGAGCAAAGGCCGAACCGCCAAGGCCGTGATCGCGCCTTCGGTCGAGGGTTACCTCCAAGTCATCGAACGTGCCTGCGCCACAGCTGGTCTGACTCCGGATCTACTCGGCTACATCGAGGCGCACGGCAACGCCGCCCCGGCCGGTGACCACCTCGAACTGCAAGCCATCGGCACCGCGATCGGCCGCTTGCGAGCACCCGGCCAGCCCTGCCTGGTCGGATCCGTCAAATCCAACCTCGGGCACCCCGAGGCTGCGGGAGGACTGGCCGGCCTGATCAAAACCGCACTCGCACTGCAGCATCGGCACATCCCGGCGACTCTGCACTGCGACCGGCCAACCTCGGCGGTGGACTGGTCCGGACTGGGTATCGCCCCCGTTCGCACCAGCATCGACTGGCCCTACCCTGGCCCCCTCTACGCCGGAGTCAACACCTATGGCCTGTCCGGCACCTTCGTTCATCTCGCACTCGGAGCCGCGGAGCAACCGTAA
- the asnB gene encoding asparagine synthase (glutamine-hydrolyzing), with product MCGIAGWVDPCALVRDGERVVAAMARTQSRRGPDGHGTWADSHAALAHRRLAVLDPERGHQPMIATDDADRTLAALAYTGEVFNYAELRGTLELLGHKFTTGTDTEVVLHACLEWGLDAVHRLHGMFAFAYWDVASRRLLLVRDRLGIKPLCYQMHGSGVRFGSEPKALLTPGSVPAIDTDGLRDFLSCVRTPGRTLLHGIQEVRPGTVLIADPRGVREHRYWQLESAPHTDDLSATIGTISDLLDDITTSHLRADVPLGALLSGGLDSSALTALAQRTLHPTGAALSTFSVDFAGNTTDFTPDALRTTPDAPYVRDMVAHCGFDHRDIVLDATALTDPALRSAVVAARDLPAAGDMDSSLYLLFAAVREHVTVAVSGECADEVFGGYSWFHDPQTIARPDYPWRYFAGRSGAYRALLRDDVAAELDLTAHRYAHYQQALAEIPVLPGESADARRMREIFWLHYTRWLPDLLDRKDRLSMAVGLEVRVPFCDHRLVEYAFNIPWRQQTFDGREKSLLRAAVTSLLPPSVSGRTKAPYPITHDPAYDRALREQAADLLAEPAAPVWDYLDRTRLRERLQRPLDDRATRSGIDFALNFDIWLRHLA from the coding sequence ATGTGCGGTATCGCAGGCTGGGTGGATCCCTGCGCCCTGGTGCGCGACGGCGAACGAGTGGTGGCAGCCATGGCCCGGACGCAGTCTCGTCGCGGCCCCGACGGGCACGGCACCTGGGCCGATTCCCATGCCGCACTGGCGCATCGCCGTCTCGCCGTGCTCGACCCCGAGCGCGGTCACCAGCCCATGATCGCCACCGACGACGCCGACCGCACCCTCGCGGCGCTGGCTTACACCGGTGAGGTGTTCAACTACGCCGAGCTGCGCGGCACACTGGAGTTACTTGGGCACAAGTTCACCACTGGCACCGACACCGAGGTGGTACTGCACGCCTGCCTCGAATGGGGCCTGGACGCGGTCCACCGACTGCACGGCATGTTCGCCTTCGCCTACTGGGATGTCGCCAGCCGCCGCCTGCTGCTGGTCCGCGACCGCCTCGGCATCAAACCGCTGTGCTACCAAATGCACGGCAGCGGTGTGCGTTTCGGTTCCGAACCCAAGGCCTTGCTCACCCCGGGCTCGGTCCCCGCGATCGATACCGATGGGCTGCGCGACTTCCTCTCGTGCGTCCGCACCCCCGGCCGGACCTTGCTGCACGGCATCCAGGAGGTGCGGCCCGGCACCGTTTTGATCGCCGACCCGCGAGGTGTTCGCGAACACCGTTACTGGCAACTGGAATCCGCCCCGCATACCGACGACCTATCCGCCACTATCGGAACCATCAGCGACCTCTTGGACGACATCACCACCAGCCACCTGCGCGCCGACGTCCCTCTCGGCGCGCTGCTATCGGGTGGATTGGATTCCAGCGCGCTCACCGCGCTGGCTCAACGCACACTGCACCCGACCGGCGCCGCGCTGTCGACGTTTTCGGTCGATTTCGCCGGGAACACAACCGATTTCACACCCGATGCGCTGCGCACCACGCCCGACGCACCCTATGTGCGCGATATGGTCGCCCACTGCGGTTTCGACCATCGCGACATCGTGCTCGACGCCACCGCCCTCACCGACCCCGCGCTGCGCAGCGCGGTCGTTGCCGCCCGTGATCTGCCCGCCGCCGGCGACATGGATTCCTCGCTCTACCTGTTGTTCGCCGCGGTGCGCGAACATGTGACCGTCGCAGTGTCCGGTGAGTGCGCCGACGAAGTCTTCGGCGGATACTCCTGGTTCCACGATCCGCAAACGATCGCGCGGCCCGACTATCCGTGGCGGTACTTCGCGGGCCGCAGCGGCGCCTACCGGGCGCTGCTGCGCGACGACGTCGCCGCCGAGCTCGATCTGACTGCACATCGTTACGCCCACTATCAGCAAGCGCTCGCCGAAATACCCGTGCTCCCCGGCGAATCCGCGGACGCGCGCCGCATGCGTGAGATCTTCTGGCTGCATTACACGCGCTGGCTTCCGGACCTGCTCGACCGCAAGGACCGCTTGTCGATGGCCGTCGGCCTGGAAGTGCGGGTGCCGTTCTGCGACCACCGCCTGGTCGAGTACGCCTTCAACATCCCTTGGCGCCAGCAGACTTTCGACGGCCGCGAGAAGTCGCTGCTGCGCGCCGCTGTCACCAGTTTGCTGCCGCCCAGCGTCAGCGGCCGCACGAAGGCTCCTTACCCGATCACCCACGACCCCGCTTATGACCGTGCCCTGCGCGAACAGGCCGCCGACCTACTCGCCGAACCCGCGGCCCCGGTCTGGGATTACCTCGACCGCACCCGTTTACGGGAGCGCCTGCAACGACCGCTCGACGATCGAGCCACCCGCTCCGGCATCGACTTCGCCCTCAACTTCGACATCTGGCTCCGGCACCTGGCTTAG
- a CDS encoding PQQ-binding-like beta-propeller repeat protein, which yields MRSIPGLRNLVLAAAAAVITSAGAVLVLLQPPDTTRKITGTADSAPGLAWSVDAAAMSGRAGAEFRDPVAGTEYDFGGGPGFVDAGATLVTVLGVSDDNMPLRDPVLVGIDAETGAQRWQAAAPDLSGCGAAPVAGRLVCFDADSALVGYDIDTGNITRTQTDWYIFAIATDADRVYIAEGDVESDDVRVHAGTVDDPDAHWSRAFDMGASWEDLPGDALDVSHGQGVFSLGGDLAGFDLASGRATWSADVVGCSDATPTNGGLIERTRSECDGNGLTGTDLIDNTGRIIATTNSAAAHNILIDLPADETIPVLLGDSAYDRRTGTLMWTNPELLATQEADEHNVASVIGTATAIIGDVALLRDTAAHTATGLDMRTGERLWRIEATRFETVHGGDEHAAVFSDYTGLWAIDPRTGATIWDIPFLAVNDKPDAITGDGELAFQGNGRYTYASARTMIGLRPLD from the coding sequence ATGAGATCGATCCCTGGCCTTCGAAACCTGGTGCTGGCCGCCGCGGCCGCCGTCATCACCAGTGCCGGTGCGGTGCTGGTCCTGCTGCAACCCCCGGACACCACCCGCAAGATCACCGGGACCGCGGACTCGGCGCCGGGTCTGGCCTGGTCGGTCGACGCCGCGGCGATGTCCGGGCGGGCGGGTGCGGAGTTCCGCGACCCGGTTGCCGGCACCGAGTACGACTTCGGCGGGGGGCCCGGATTCGTCGACGCCGGTGCCACGCTCGTGACGGTGCTCGGTGTGTCGGATGACAATATGCCCCTGCGGGATCCGGTCCTGGTCGGCATCGACGCCGAAACCGGCGCACAGCGTTGGCAGGCCGCCGCCCCGGACCTGAGTGGTTGCGGAGCCGCTCCCGTGGCCGGCCGGCTCGTCTGCTTCGACGCCGACTCGGCGCTGGTCGGCTACGACATCGACACCGGGAATATCACTCGCACGCAGACAGATTGGTACATCTTCGCTATCGCCACCGACGCCGATCGCGTGTACATCGCCGAAGGCGACGTCGAGTCCGATGATGTGCGTGTGCATGCCGGAACCGTCGACGACCCGGACGCGCACTGGTCCCGCGCGTTCGACATGGGCGCCTCGTGGGAAGACCTCCCCGGCGACGCATTGGACGTCTCCCATGGGCAGGGCGTGTTCAGTCTCGGTGGCGATCTCGCCGGATTCGACCTCGCCAGTGGCAGGGCGACCTGGAGCGCGGACGTGGTCGGCTGCTCCGATGCCACCCCAACCAACGGCGGATTGATCGAACGCACCCGAAGCGAATGCGACGGTAACGGCCTCACCGGCACAGACCTCATCGACAACACCGGCCGCATCATCGCGACCACCAATAGTGCAGCTGCCCACAATATTTTGATCGACTTGCCGGCCGACGAAACCATCCCGGTACTGCTCGGCGACAGCGCCTACGACCGTCGCACCGGAACCCTGATGTGGACCAATCCCGAGCTGCTCGCGACCCAAGAGGCGGACGAACACAATGTCGCCTCCGTGATCGGCACCGCCACGGCGATTATCGGCGATGTCGCCCTGCTGCGAGATACCGCCGCGCACACCGCAACCGGCCTGGATATGCGCACCGGCGAGCGCCTATGGCGCATCGAGGCCACCCGTTTCGAAACGGTTCACGGAGGTGACGAGCACGCCGCCGTCTTTTCCGACTACACCGGACTCTGGGCGATCGACCCGCGAACCGGCGCGACGATATGGGATATCCCGTTCCTCGCCGTGAACGACAAGCCCGACGCCATCACTGGCGACGGCGAACTCGCGTTCCAGGGGAACGGCCGCTACACCTACGCCAGCGCCCGCACGATGATCGGCCTCCGCCCGCTGGACTGA
- a CDS encoding LysE family translocator yields the protein MPVDPHLLAAFTVTTIIALVTPGPDMLFVLGCGMRGGARAGLSATLGVVTGDALYIAAAAAGLAVLLTTFPVVFTILRFAGAAYLIYLGIQLIRRRSNPQVDDPEAGGMSGRRAFFNGVVSSAANPQTFTFMVALLPQFIDPAAGPVWAQFAVLGGVLIVLEFLADGTVGVLAGRIGSWLRERQSVRRRIDAATGSLFIGLGVRLAAER from the coding sequence ATGCCCGTTGATCCTCACCTGCTCGCCGCATTCACGGTGACCACCATCATCGCCCTGGTCACGCCCGGACCCGACATGCTGTTCGTGCTCGGATGCGGCATGCGGGGCGGGGCCCGCGCCGGGCTGTCGGCCACCCTCGGGGTGGTCACGGGGGACGCGCTGTACATCGCCGCGGCCGCCGCCGGACTCGCCGTCCTGTTGACCACGTTCCCAGTCGTTTTCACGATATTGCGCTTCGCCGGGGCCGCCTACCTGATCTACCTCGGCATCCAGCTGATCCGCCGGCGCAGCAATCCTCAGGTCGATGATCCGGAAGCCGGCGGGATGTCGGGTCGGCGCGCGTTCTTCAACGGTGTGGTGTCCTCTGCGGCCAACCCGCAGACGTTCACGTTCATGGTCGCACTCCTACCCCAGTTCATCGACCCCGCAGCCGGTCCGGTGTGGGCGCAGTTCGCCGTCCTCGGCGGCGTCCTGATCGTCCTGGAGTTCCTCGCCGACGGCACGGTCGGCGTCCTGGCCGGACGCATCGGCAGCTGGCTGCGCGAACGACAATCGGTGCGGCGTCGGATCGATGCCGCGACCGGAAGCCTGTTCATCGGACTGGGCGTCCGGCTGGCGGCCGAACGCTGA
- a CDS encoding helix-turn-helix transcriptional regulator, giving the protein MVDRAELAMVLRTARSRIKPADAGLAGGPRRQVPGLRREEVAQLAGLSVDYVVRLEQARGPKPSDQVLGALSRALRLSDSDRDLIFRLAGSDPPQAGRIPMAIRPSVLRLLDRMADLPALVLSAKSDVLAWNPLAAALFGDFSEWVPAQRNIMWQRFLGIGLDRLRMTPAEEAANAVDCVGCLRTVRAKYPKDPGLAQLIAELRSGSTRFDELWRAGRSGQLRSLTKTIAHPDLGTLTLDCDALLVPEADQTVVVYSAAPGTPSASALELLRVTGLQRFSPTS; this is encoded by the coding sequence ATGGTGGACAGAGCCGAGTTGGCCATGGTGCTGCGCACCGCGCGATCCCGCATCAAACCCGCGGATGCCGGGCTGGCGGGTGGACCGCGCAGGCAGGTTCCCGGGTTGCGGCGGGAGGAAGTCGCTCAGTTGGCCGGACTGAGTGTCGACTATGTGGTCCGGCTCGAGCAGGCGCGTGGCCCCAAGCCCTCCGATCAGGTGCTGGGCGCCTTGTCACGGGCACTGCGATTGAGCGACTCCGACCGTGATCTGATCTTCCGGCTCGCCGGTTCCGATCCGCCCCAGGCCGGCCGCATCCCGATGGCGATCCGCCCCAGCGTCCTGCGCCTGCTGGATCGTATGGCGGACCTGCCCGCCCTGGTTCTGTCCGCCAAATCCGATGTGCTGGCGTGGAATCCGCTGGCGGCGGCACTGTTCGGCGACTTCTCCGAATGGGTGCCCGCCCAGCGCAACATCATGTGGCAGCGCTTCCTCGGCATCGGACTCGACCGGCTCCGCATGACACCGGCGGAGGAAGCCGCCAATGCCGTCGACTGCGTCGGCTGTCTGCGCACGGTGCGGGCCAAATACCCGAAGGACCCCGGCCTGGCCCAGCTGATCGCCGAACTCCGGAGCGGCAGCACACGATTCGACGAACTGTGGCGGGCCGGGCGCTCAGGACAGCTGCGCAGCCTCACCAAAACCATCGCTCATCCCGACCTGGGCACCCTCACCCTCGATTGCGACGCGCTGCTGGTGCCCGAGGCCGATCAAACCGTCGTCGTCTATTCCGCCGCACCCGGCACGCCGTCCGCCTCGGCCCTCGAACTCCTCCGCGTCACCGGCCTCCAACGGTTCAGCCCGACCAGCTGA
- a CDS encoding phytanoyl-CoA dioxygenase family protein: MTELMNITTPQTLSAAAIQQYRRDGYLHIPRALSQDEIREFLADAQDQLDRHEKISWDEEGNGNVMDWVAEPEAKSAAMRRLALHPGITGIAEKLAGQPLRMFKSELLRKRSPGGTRTPLHIDAPAFPVSGAALTAWVALVDVPVERGCMSFVPGSQDWPQGMDLSFDPFESRPELQWWPRVTVPLRAGDCTFHDARLVHMAGANETDTARISLATVYMDAAATYHPDADQPYQDEVNGIEPGQPFDTDRYPRVGSSI, translated from the coding sequence ATGACCGAACTGATGAATATCACTACGCCGCAGACGCTTTCGGCCGCGGCGATCCAGCAGTACCGGCGGGACGGTTACCTGCACATTCCGCGTGCGCTGAGTCAGGACGAGATCAGGGAGTTCCTCGCGGATGCGCAGGACCAGCTCGATCGGCACGAGAAGATCTCCTGGGACGAGGAGGGCAACGGCAATGTGATGGATTGGGTGGCCGAACCCGAAGCCAAGAGCGCCGCGATGCGCCGGCTGGCGCTGCATCCCGGGATCACCGGGATCGCGGAGAAGTTGGCCGGTCAGCCGCTGCGCATGTTCAAGAGCGAACTGCTCCGCAAGCGCAGCCCCGGCGGGACGAGAACGCCGCTGCACATCGACGCCCCCGCCTTCCCGGTCAGCGGGGCGGCATTGACCGCCTGGGTCGCGCTGGTGGATGTGCCGGTCGAGCGTGGCTGCATGTCCTTCGTGCCGGGTTCGCAGGACTGGCCGCAGGGCATGGACCTGTCGTTCGATCCCTTCGAGTCGCGTCCCGAACTGCAGTGGTGGCCGCGGGTCACCGTCCCGCTGCGGGCAGGCGACTGCACCTTCCACGACGCCAGGCTCGTCCACATGGCGGGCGCCAACGAAACCGACACCGCCCGCATCAGTTTGGCGACTGTCTACATGGACGCCGCGGCCACCTACCACCCGGACGCCGACCAGCCGTATCAGGACGAGGTCAACGGGATCGAACCGGGACAACCGTTCGATACCGACCGATACCCGCGGGTCGGATCGTCCATCTAA
- a CDS encoding MIP/aquaporin family protein translates to MGLGSVFVSEAVGTAVLVLLGAGVVANVLLVKSKGFDGGWLLINFGWGLGVMAGVYLAFKTGAHLNPAVTLGILTSGASDYAPGIPVTFGATLTYIAAQVCGAFVGACLAYLAYKKHFDAEPDAAKKLAVFATGPEIRDYRWNLLTEIIATFVLVLVVLSFGNTPSGLGPLAVALLVVGIGASLGGPTGYAINPARDLGPRLAHAVLPVGRTARTPVAVGAHPSADPGADHPAGSSDWSYAWVPVLGPTLGGILAGLASQFLF, encoded by the coding sequence ATGGGTCTCGGATCGGTGTTCGTCAGCGAAGCGGTCGGTACAGCAGTGCTGGTTCTGCTCGGCGCCGGAGTCGTAGCCAACGTATTGCTGGTGAAGTCGAAAGGGTTCGACGGCGGCTGGCTGCTGATCAACTTCGGCTGGGGCCTGGGCGTGATGGCCGGCGTCTACCTGGCCTTCAAAACCGGAGCCCACCTGAATCCGGCTGTCACCCTCGGCATTCTGACCAGCGGTGCCAGCGACTACGCGCCCGGCATACCGGTGACCTTCGGCGCCACGCTGACCTACATCGCCGCCCAGGTGTGCGGTGCGTTCGTCGGTGCGTGCCTGGCCTATCTCGCCTACAAGAAGCACTTCGACGCCGAACCGGACGCGGCCAAGAAGCTCGCGGTCTTCGCCACCGGGCCCGAAATCCGCGACTACCGCTGGAATCTGCTCACCGAGATCATCGCGACGTTCGTGCTCGTGCTCGTGGTGCTGTCGTTCGGGAACACGCCTTCGGGTCTGGGCCCGCTCGCGGTCGCGCTGCTGGTCGTCGGCATCGGCGCCTCGCTCGGCGGTCCCACCGGCTACGCCATCAACCCCGCCCGCGACCTCGGGCCACGGTTGGCGCACGCGGTCCTGCCGGTCGGCCGCACCGCGCGCACCCCGGTCGCGGTCGGCGCGCACCCGTCGGCCGATCCCGGAGCGGACCACCCGGCCGGCTCCAGCGATTGGAGCTACGCCTGGGTCCCGGTCCTCGGGCCGACCCTCGGCGGCATCCTCGCGGGCCTGGCCTCGCAGTTCCTGTTCTGA
- a CDS encoding PaaI family thioesterase, whose product MVEVAVRIPGYAHGYPEVAFGGYVAGVLAANSEDPTELRVDFRAPVPIEQPLTIASTESGARTLTDADGLLLAETAKATVGIVAPPVPSWAEAKAATEAALVSRERPRTDCYGCGADCAPGRGMRLFTSKLPGHDLIAGAWTPDPALGGADGTLGAEHVWSLLDCPGGWAAMTMHGMRPGAVTAALTATQLQPISVGADYISYSWAANRDGRKYTVGVALATPDGDLCALAEALWIEPRQR is encoded by the coding sequence ATGGTTGAGGTGGCGGTCAGGATTCCGGGGTATGCGCACGGGTATCCGGAGGTGGCGTTCGGCGGGTATGTGGCCGGTGTGCTCGCCGCGAATTCCGAAGATCCGACCGAGTTGCGGGTCGATTTCCGGGCCCCGGTCCCGATCGAGCAGCCACTGACGATCGCGTCCACCGAGTCCGGCGCACGGACGCTCACCGATGCCGACGGTTTGCTCCTGGCGGAGACCGCGAAGGCGACGGTCGGCATCGTCGCGCCGCCGGTACCGTCCTGGGCGGAAGCGAAGGCGGCCACCGAGGCGGCACTGGTGTCCCGCGAACGCCCGCGCACCGACTGCTACGGCTGCGGCGCGGACTGTGCACCCGGCCGCGGGATGCGGTTGTTCACCTCGAAACTGCCCGGTCACGACCTCATCGCCGGGGCCTGGACACCGGACCCGGCGCTGGGTGGCGCCGACGGCACCCTCGGCGCCGAACACGTGTGGTCACTGCTCGATTGCCCCGGCGGCTGGGCGGCCATGACCATGCACGGCATGCGGCCCGGCGCGGTCACCGCCGCGCTCACCGCCACCCAGTTGCAGCCGATTTCTGTTGGCGCGGACTACATTTCGTATTCCTGGGCGGCCAACCGGGACGGCCGCAAATACACCGTCGGGGTCGCGCTGGCCACCCCGGACGGCGACCTCTGCGCCCTCGCCGAAGCGCTCTGGATCGAGCCGCGCCAGCGCTGA